The Rissa tridactyla isolate bRisTri1 chromosome 1, bRisTri1.patW.cur.20221130, whole genome shotgun sequence DNA segment GTTCCTTTCTGGCACTGTTTGAAGATGAGAGCCAACCAATCCATGCTAATCCTTCCACAAAACATTTTAATCCTTTCGTTAACCAAAGCagtactgagatttttttcattgatCCTGATGATAGAAATCAAATGACCAACAGAAATTATCCTTATGATACTAGAGAGGCTTATCCTGCAATCAATGCAAAAAGATCTGTAGGCAGACACCTTGAAAGCATTTTCACAGCTCCAGAACAGATTTTGCTTAAAAGTAACAATGCCTCAAGTGCAAGCTACAAGAAAACCAGTGGACTTCATAAAACCTACCTGCAGGACTGTCATGAGCAACAGCACTACCTCATACcctgtgaaaacaaagaaaaacctgcaAACCTTGAAAAAAATGGTGAGTGTCATTATGATAAGGACATATGTTCAGGTTTTTATTCTCCTTTCAAAGACATATGTTTTCATAACCAGAGATGTGTCTGCCCTGACCGAAAACGTGATGAATCTTCAGAATGCagtaatataattttaaatccaattattaaaattatttttaaaagttgacagaaacatttattttcaaattgcatTTATGCTATTGCACCTTAAAATCAaggtttacattttattttagagaCATTTGCTTATCACCATGATCAGCAGATTAACTTAAAGGAGAATGTGCAGAACtattcaagaaagaaaaggtgagTGCCGTGCAAATTATTAATCTATTAACTGGTGATAATTGCAGAGACCTTGCTGAATTTAAGAGAACCTGCTAAGAGGACATGAAGGCAAAATTATAAATAGTATTACTGAGGACCCAAGTTTTCCCAGTGAAAATACTAGTGAATAATGTGAATAAACTTATGCACATTTAAGTCCTTTATACCATTGTTTATCTGCCTATAATGAGGAGGGGAAACCACTTACCAGAGAACTCTGTGTTTGCATCCCTCAGTGATGACGAGTCTGTGAAAGAATCAGTCTGGAGACAGAAAAAGCTCTTTGGATTTGAAGAGGTAACTTTTTAAAGAGACATATTTTTTGTCAAACCTACCATTCATTTGAGGTGGAGAAGGAATGTCCCCAACAGTTAGAAACTGAATTTAGCTTCTCTGAATTAACTTTTGTGGAAGCTGCCTTTCCTGCATTGTTTATATAGGGAACCCAGAAAGAACAGCTTCTACTTAAGTGGTTCAGATAGAAATCCCCTTCAGGTCCATAATTTACATGATTTGATTCACATCTAAGCTGATGCCTGAAATAAATTGCATAAATTACCCATTAACCCTTAGGATCAGATTCTGCAGGCAGTGCCCCGACATTATATGCAGGACACTTCAGTATGATAAAGAAGCTTTATGCCACTATACATATAAAGAATCTTGAAGTTATTTTGCCCATAGAAGTCACCCAGGTACATACAGTAGTGCTCAGGGGTTTTGTACCTCTTAAAATAGTTTGTGGTACAGTGTAGTGTCTCCTTTATGTAATGCAGAAACTGAATGTTCCTCACTTAACCTGAGGTACTGATCCAACTGAGCCCTCACTATTAacacttacttatttttaaaagttcacagCAGCACAAGAGAAAGAGTATAAGGTTGGATTGAGTTCAAATCTTCACAAGATGGAGAAGGGTTAGTACCATTTATATATTATTAagtaaaaaatcagatttttctctaCACGTGAAACTAAAACAGTTACTTTTAAAGCCAGGGAGATGTGTTTTGATCTTTTTAGGATGTTACATTTGGTGAGGGCTTGTATTTTTGATTCACACAGCACTGTATAAAGAAGACTAGCATTACCAGGTAACTAAGAActatttgtatttgcttttccttgaagagatCAATTCAGGTTAACTTCTCTCTGGTGAGTATTATACACATATTTTTCATTGTCCCATTTCCTCCAAAGTTGTCCCCTAAACTGAAAAGCCAGCTCTGAAAGTAGGGgtaactgctaaaaaaaaataaaatatatccaCGAGAAAGGTCAAGAATATTAATTTGAACACCACAACTCAAGtttaccaccaccaccaggcagtaaaatgccaagaaaataccagtaattttctttctttctattcctGCAGATCTCTGTTGGTTGGAAAAAATCTTGGACGTGTTTTTCTCTATTAATGAATGCCTTCATTAGATGTTTGACATGTGCCATTTTACTCATCTAGACTTTACTAGTCTTTATTCTCTTCCACTAGACTATATGCCGCAGTTCCACATGTGGACAGAGTGAGGGGAGTCAGCAGGGAGATCCCACGGCCTGTTTGCTCCCTCAGTAGCTGTaggggcagctgtgctggctgcaTTTCAGGGCAGAAGATCTCCCAGGGGCCTCCAAGAGAAAAAGACATAACTTGAATGGCAGCCAATGTGTGCAGGGAGTTtgctcccttctctccctgcccctgGTCTGCAGAGTCCTCCGTCTTTTTGGGTAGCAGAGTTCTGCTCATCAATGGCATAGCTGGAGCTTTGAGGCACCCATCTCACACTTTCTGTTAAGACATGTTGCCCTGAAAGATGAATTGTCTACTGCCAAGATCTAGATTGACCTCACTAACACTTTATTCTTTAAACAGTACCTTAAAACGGCATCTTAAGTAGTAATATTTAATTCTACATGCTGTACTTGGGAGTTGGATATTTGGAGAATTTTTGGTGAGtaacctttcttccctttttgtctcGTTTTTCAGATGGGGAGTCGTCACTCAGCAGCCAGTCTCCCAGTTACTCCCCAAGGCAGGCAGAGAGCTGTTTCAGCTCTAGCCCTGACACAGTGAGTACTTGCCCCTTTATGAGTTTGCAGGGTACATTTGAATGATATCTGTTTGCCCGAGTCCATCTGAGGGTGGATGTAGCTGGAatcttatttatggttttgttttgtgcaagGCAACATCATGTGTGAGGAAGATAAGAAATGATTAGCTGTAAATTTTCCTAAGTAGTTTAACAGACGTGTGGTCTGGTCTCTTGATAATACCAGGCCTCGTGGAATTACAGTAATGTGACTGTGGGAAGAAGCTAAACAAGCTTCTCCTCTCATCCTTGATGTATAGCTGCCTTACATTACGTGCCTGTAAGGCAGGAGGATGTGACacactgcgtgttctcagccaTTCTCGACACAAAAATGCCCCAATGTAAGAATATAAATACTGTGTGAGAGTGAAGGTCCACCTTACCCACCTTGTCTTCAACAAAGGCCAGGAATACACCcctgaagaaatactgaaaaaaaaccaaacaaccaaaaccagacaGTTCTggcctttctttttatttcattaatttattttttagttagTCATTGACTTAGTCCTTAGTTATTGAAATGTTTAAACAGTTGCATTCACACAATTCTGTTCAAACAGTCTGAAGAGGAAAACACAGTCAAAAAGAGGGAATATCTGAATGAACGGTGCTTGAAGAGAGACGATGCCAACCTAATCCCAGCCTCAGCAAGTACAGAGCCCCCCAGGACCTCTCGCACCAGAACCGGGCCTCTCCAGCCCAGCAGTATTTTGACTAGAGAAGAAGCAAACCATCTTCAGGAAAAAGACTCTATTTTACATGccacagaggaggaaaataaaagccacacCGTCCCACCTGAGAGGAGCTCATTACACCACGCTCTTAAAAGTGAGCCTGTCACCCGCAGCACCGGGCGTGATGGTTGGTCGCAGACTGAGCGCTCTGTTACAGAAGTGGAGAAAGTGGATGTTGCCACCCAGTGCGGCACCCTGCGGGTGTGCAGCTGCGGGAGgtccctcccctctgcccgcagcccgggggggctccccCCTCCCAGCATCTCAGGCACCGCTGGAGGGCACAAAATGCCAGCAcacgaggcgccgccgcccgcgggcacCGGCGGCGCGGCAGGAACAGCGGCGTTTCCCTCCGGAGACGAGTGCCTGAGGCTGGCCggcaggaggactctggaggcgCTCAACTACATTGGTATAATGAAGGAGAGGGATAAGCTGTGACGAACTAGAATAACACATAAGGAATACAGGACGTTTTGTCCTGTTCTCGGCATGTTTTGTTTAATTGGCATCTTCTGATTTTTCTAGCCTGgttagacaaaatatttttttgctgtttgtttgctttaaattattACTAACTGTGCATCTCTATCTACCTACTGCTATCTCTAACTATGGAGTTTGAGACAACTCCAATTTTGTTAACATAGGATTTTACAATAGCTTGGTAAATATAAACCTTAGGAATTAGATTGGCTTTCCCCCTTTCCATAGGATTCTCTAGTTTCGGATTAACTTTGCTTCTCTTGAAGGTAGTGGAAAGATTCTGTTCCACTTCGAAACATACTTGGTGTGGCTGTTAGTTCAGAACTATTGTCTGATTCTCATCCATTTTAACAGGCAAACTAGTCTTTGTCATACCTTTGTACTAAACATACAAaagggaaacagcagaaaaagtacATCTGCACACagataataaaatgtaattttaaaagaattaattttttaataaaaaaaaatgcaaaacactaACCAAAACCTAATCTTCCTTCCACAGCAGATCTATTGATTCATTCTCTGGCTGTTAATACTGACAaatcttttctgtgtttctgtattttgCCTGCAGATTCAACATCTGAAATGCATTCCTCTTCATTTCAGTGTTTGTGTGAAGCTACAAATCGCAACAAATAAAAATTTCTCATAATATTGTTTCTAGGTTATAGTCTTTCCATCTTAAAAAGTTCCTAGTAAAGTGTGCAGGGAGACTCCCTCTGCTACTGACGTCTTCTCCTTATATATCCATACACCTTTACTTATAAATACATACCTGTATCTATATATCTtacatgtgtctgtgtgtgtgtatagatatgaaagtgtgtgtgtgtataggctGGTGCTGGCCAGCTGGCTGCACGCAGGGAGCCTCTTCATTACAAACCGGTTTTGGGGAAAAGCAATGCTGGTGACCATTCCTTAAACAGCGCAGGAGCTCAGCTTTTATACGGTCAGAATGTTGTGCTTCCTCCCTTGGGGACAGCTATTTAAAGATTCACTGCCCTTATTCCCACCAGGTCGGTTtcttttatttctacattttgtCTTAAAGGATTTTGCAGACGAAGGGATGTGTGTCACCCAGCCCTGAGGAGACCCATCACCATTCTCTGTCTCCGTTCTCATCATCAAACCAGTGGCTGGGTTTTCTGCCGGCTTTGACTTTTGAAGCTAAGAGCCGTTTTAAAAAGAAGGTCTACGTTGGTCAAGCGAGCAATGGTTTATGGctatgccattttaaaaatagcatctcAGAAATTTTAGTGGACTTTTCTGTCTTAGAAGAAAATGGCACTGTCTTTTGTAGATATGAATTGCATATATGGGAAGTGGTTTGCACAGCCGGGCTTCTGAAATGTGTAACTATCATTTAGCCAATTCGCTGCCCCCTTCCTAAGGCTTGACataagcagattttcttttttaggttGCCTCAATTTATTGTCAAAGCAAGCTCCCTAGTAATTTTTATATCTGAAACTGCAGCGTTCATCTTCACAGGATGCTATAATTTTTTCAAATAACAGCTACGGTTTGCTGAAAGCTCAGCCATTACGGGTGGTTTGTGAGGCAGAGTCGTTTGCTCAGTGTGATGAAGCCCGGTCAGACTGTGCCACACCAGCAGCAGCCCGTGCTGGCCTGAACTGGGACATCCCTAAGGCACGTTTTCCCAGCAACACCCCGTACCTGGGACGCTCCCGTCAGCCTTTCCAGTGGCACCCGTCCAGCTTCACTCGCTTGCCCTGACAGACTCCTGCAGTATGCCCTGGCATTGGCTGGTGAATGGCATGTTACAGCTAAAAGCTCTGGCGCTGTGTACTTTAGATTTAAGTTTTTTTGATGAAACTGGCAGATGTAAAATTGCCACACAGCCAGAGAGCTCTCTGGTGGCTGTGCTCGGAGAGATGCCCCAACCCAAGGCAAGCTGCCATGAGCTTGCAATGGAAGTTACACTCCTGACTTCTGCGTTGCTGGGACTTtaacattttggtttgttttacaaaGTGCGCTGCCCAAGTTCAGGCAGATACTCCTGATCCGCAGAGCTGGCCCCTGAGTGGGACAGGTTCCCACTTGGTTCCTGTGAACCTTCCGGGCAAAGAGTGCAGGTCAGGACTGGGAAAAGACAGCTGGTTGCACCGTAGGCACACATACGCGTAGGGGTTTCAAATGAAGCCATGCCTCTTTATTAAGTTACCTCTCATATCTCGCATAGTTTAGAGCCTTTTGGTAGGTATACCTTATTTTCACTTCAGACACTAATATGGAAACTCTCAAGATCTGTCCAGTTCCAGCCAGGTTTCAGCCTAGATTGCACCATTTCCCAGTAAGGACTGAAATTACGCAGCTCGGTGCCAGACACACGTTTTCTGGCTGGCTGTACGTCAGAGCTGCACACATGCCTCTCTCTAATGCAATAATTCACCACTTGGGATATGTCAATCACCAGAGATAATCACATTCTGAAGCCTTGGGATGAGAGCGTATAAAATCCAATTACCTTACAATTTTTACCTGTAATTGCAAAGcaatcagaagaaagaaaacgaTCTTTGTAGTGGTATGTGTGCTGGCAATGATGACAAATAAGGCAGCATGCTGTTTTTAGCAACTAGGGaagtattttgaagtatttaCGCTGCTGTTATTGCATTAGAAGAGAATCATGCTTCCTCCTTATCTCAGTGCCGGTCTCCCTCTCTGCTCAGGTGCTTTCTTTCACCTGCTTTTTGTGGTGACTTTTGGGAAGAGCTCAGTTTGGTTTAATAGGAATCTCCTCTCTCTCAGTAGTAGCCTCAAATCGTGCTTTCTTCAGCTGATACTTCAGCAGCCAACGCTATTATTTAAGTCACTGGTATTTGTACCCTGCAGCAATGACCATTGTCCCGCCATACACGTCCAGGCACCACCAGCTTTCTCTGAGGAGCTGGGTAGGAAGAGacgctccttgttcatccacctCAGTCTTCCTGGAAGTGTGCTGAGCCTCAGGGCAGGCCACAGAAATGTAAATGGTTTTAGCTGTGCTTGGTGAGAATCGAGTTCTAAGTTGAGCTTTGCTGGGGCAAAGGACAGAAAGGTACCTGTAATTAACCAAAAACCAGGAGCATTGGTTTAGCCTTGGCACTTGAATGCTTCTAAATATAGATGGAAAGAAAGACTCTCACTGAAAACGTTACCCCAAGCTTCAGTCAGAAGCAATTTTAATATGCACCTGgtaccctttttttccccccccccacaaaaTCAGCTCTAATTAGAGTAATCTGCAAGGTAAGGATTCAGGCAAAGTATTCTGGGCAAGCACTGACAGAAGCTTTGTCTCATTAACGGGGCAGTTTATTGCTGGATGTAATTATGCCAAGAGCCTCCACGAGCTCTGTAGAAAcccttatttcattttcatgaaggATTGTCATTGTAGGAAATTAGAAGCTTAAATCTTCACACAAGTGATTATTTCTTAGATAGAAACTGTGAATTGGCTTTTTAAGAGTTTTAGCAGAGAGCAGATTCAGGAAGAATGAGGCTTCCTGGAAAAAGCATTCAACGCTCCGCATCCAATGCCTCATCTGTTCCCAGCGAAGCGAATGACCTTCCTGCAACGCTTCTTCAGCCCCTTCTCACTGACAGCCTCTGGTGGGTTAGAGGTGACGGTCCCAGTTACCCGAATCagagccagcttctccagggctGGTGACACGGAACTCCAACAAGGTCTCATCGCTCCGTGAGCTGAATACCGAgcgctctccccctcccccagccacaCTGCTGTAAATTCACACCCCACGCCCAGACGGTGCTCATGCTGGGTGCGGCAGCTCTCTGGATGCGGAACCCAACGGAGAGGAAATTGCAGGCAGCTCCGGCGCCGAACGCAGGCGGCTGCAGGGGATGGCGAGGCACCTGCTCCGTCTGAGGCCAGGGGGAATCCTGGGCCAAAAGACCGAGGGGTGGAGAGTCAGTGAAGATAAGGCAGGGGGCTGCAAGAGGGCCGTTGTTTTATTTAATAGAGCTGCAATAAAACATTTCCAAGTCAACCGCGTTTGTGCACGCTTGCACAGAGGGCTGTGATTTACTGCCGCTGTGTCACGCTCAGCACACGGGGGCTGCCCGGGTCAAAGGACCCAGAACTGCGGCCGCTCGAAGGACAAGCCAATACATCATGTTGCAGAAGATTCACTCTGTTCCCCCTGGCTGGAGTAATTCTCAGGAAACAGGAGGTCTGTAAGGAGATTTGCTCTCTGGAGAAGCTGCACTCCCTGCAAACAGATGAATTCCTGCAAATGGATGAATTTTTGGAGAACCCCAGACCAGCTGAAGCTGGCGGGGATCTCTGGAGCTTGCCCAGTCTAAAACCTACTCGGAGAGGGGCCAGCAGAGAAGGATGCTCTGTGCCATCGCCGCTGTCACCACACACctgggctggggacgggggggtATGAACCGTGCCAGGTAGGTCTGCCCTGACCTCCTTGGAGCacatctcctgcctctgcccacccACGTTTCCCCACAGCACTGAAGAGCAGCAGTGCCCACCCCAACACCAGCTCGTCGCCGAGTGCCGCAGTCAGAGCCTCGTCCATGGCAGCCCCGCAGCCGCAGCTCGGGCTGGGCTAACAACTGGCACTGATCGCCCTCCCACCAGGGgcctggggggggtgtcccgaTGCCCTCAGTGTCTCCCTGTGAATCCCACCCACCACCATGGAACTTGACATATAGAGCTAATGTAAAAGCTATCTTGGACAGTaccaggctggggggggacagtGAGCCACCACCCAGCTTACAAAAACTTTGCTTgctctagattttttttcatcatttttagcAGCCCATGAAAGGAGAGTGGCAGGGACACCAACACCAGCCCCAACTTAGCTCCGATGCTGCAGCtacctcccccctgccccccagccagcctgggggcTACAGGTACCCCCACGACCAGGGAGAGAACGGGGGAAGCCACGTGGCATCAGAGACTGGCTCTGACTGCAGTGACATCTTGTGACGGCCCAGTAACAGGGCACACCATCGTATCAGACGTCCTGGGTAAAACAAAGGTGCTCATCGGGAGCAGTCAGACCGGGTTTGATGCCATCAGGCCATAAGAAGGTTAAAACAAGCACCGATTTCACAGCATGGCTTAGTCCAAAGCACCACTTCCAGCAGGGACCGGGCCACTCGCTGCAGGCCACAACTGCCACTTTGGGGACGGAGACGTCAGCTGGTGTTTGCAGGACGGCACGTTACATGGCTGCTGACAACCTCCCCTTCCACAGCACAGTGACGCTCAGTGAAGGCTTCAGATGGACAGTCTGAATGTGGGATTTGGTGGCAGCTGGCTGGGGACACAGGGTCTCAGCAGCCTCAGCTGTGGAAACAGCTTTGCGAAGAAGGAAAAGCTGCCAGGTGGGAAGGCTGCAGATGCCACAGCACTGTCCAAAGGGACCAAAGACATGTAAGACAGGTCAGGTGGGGTGGCACCAGCCCTGAGCACTGTAATACAGACCCCCATACAATTTTTGGAGAACGGGACTAAAACAGACACAGgtcagctgggctgcagctgcctgctcagCACCCACGCTTCATGCTTGGCCTGGTGGAGTCTGAACTGGCCCAGTCCATGCCCCTCACTGGGGTTTCTGGGCATGCTGGGAGCCTGCGTCACACTGCTGGAGTGCTGCTGTCCCCTCTCACGCTCCAGGAGCTTCACCGTGCTCCTCCCTCGGGGCACCCACGACcgctgcagcagctggggaagggcttCGCACAGAAGTGCCTGGTGGGGACCTCCCTCCTGGTGAAAGAGTGGAGGACCCTTTCGTTAGGGTCTGGGGGCGATGGTGAACTACAACAGTAACACAAAATCAGGGAGATGGTGAGGAGCAACACTGACAGAGGCTACAAGCAAGTGACCAGCAATTGGGTCCATTCAAACGAAATGTGCCACAATGTCCTCAAGCGCGAGGGTGGCCTGTTAAGAAGCAGCAGATCAGGATGCACCGGCAGAGCAGGGCTCAGCCTGGAGCGCGGTGCTGAGGGCTggtcctgctcctgtgccttctCACCGTGCGTGAACGGGCAAACGCAGCCGGGGACAGGGAGCTGGGCATGGGAACCGGGGACAATTCTTTCTATATTTGTGGTCTTGACAGATCAAGCAGTGAACAAACTGCTGTGCGGTGCCCAAGAAACgcaaaaaagataataataattgAAGAACAAACCTATGAATAGCTGAGATCCTGGAAAAAAGCCACCATTTAGAGAGAGATTTAGACCATTCGATCTGTTTatcaaaaaatcaaaaggaaaaccaaTTTCTGCGTATAGGTGGCACTGCAGGGAGCAAATACAAACACTAACGGACTCTGATGTGATGAGGTTGATCTAGCAGAGGGTGACAGTGCCCAGTACCTGTCCTCCTGCCCtcagaggggaaggagggggagagctAAGAAGCCTCGCTGGTCCGCAGAGTGAGACATCCCCGCTCTCTGCTCACTTAGTGCCCAGTCGGCCGAGAGGGACTGGCTCTGGGAAGCGACACCACGTCCTGACTTCCTCAGACGCGACAATCCATGCTGAGGTGCTCGTGCAGAAGCTGCTGCATCCTCAGCCCAGTGCCCGTCTTCTGTCTTTGCTTCCCTCCACCCAGGATGGCTTCACGCTGTCCCCCGTCACCGTGCGGTGGTGTGGCAGAGGCACCATGTCCCCCCGCTCTCGTCTCACTGACCATCCCCCATACCTTATGCCCTGCTTCCTTCCTTCAGCCCCTCCTAGGGATTTATTTGCTCCTTGCTCTTTCTGCCTGTTTCCTCGGCAACCTGCTCCAATCTCAGTTCCACACAGCGCCCTCAGTACGAAGTTTAGCTAATCCAAACCCCTCTGCCCTCAAACTGCTCCTGCATCTCCAACCACCTCCCTGATGGGCCCCAAAACCCTCACTGCTCCTTCAGGCGTGGACCCTTCCCACCTCTCCATCCCCTTTTCACCACCTTTGATGAACTTTAAGCGAGTGCATAAACTCTCTTTCCAACCGGGATGGCCACGTGGCTCATTGCTGAAGGGGGGGCGGggtgtgttttaattttttccttctcacaccTGAGCCCCCCACAAGGGATGTGCTCCCTGGCACCAGCGCGCTGCAGCTTCTACTCTCCTTACACCGTGCA contains these protein-coding regions:
- the C1H12orf40 gene encoding uncharacterized protein C12orf40 homolog, producing MVCVTALVTLHRPDTAMVCVTALVSLHRPDTANGVCDSPDVPSQMGKSMVCVTALVSPHGTGFLRSRIVLKQERRKQKEFFEKRKLKSKMKLLGVSSPKSSSVSLDLLNLYVVNQISTTKDNRENVRKPVHVDITEDVKIPVRRHNIELPTSPLRTQHMSDLGDIQDRLQKQVLDSRRQHLSEKGKYQHNLSQVTELTYADSSMEHEDNIAGAFNACPLSSSVFWSSNCTQFSEENFNTNIMGNTWKQSYVEYPQNQQGNSSDQDPWITKHPSRCIFRKSDAVPQELFKPLHRLDFMNSARKNPVMMTSNESENSEGIKEPLFDVVKETAELKAPQDCSFLALFEDESQPIHANPSTKHFNPFVNQSSTEIFFIDPDDRNQMTNRNYPYDTREAYPAINAKRSVGRHLESIFTAPEQILLKSNNASSASYKKTSGLHKTYLQDCHEQQHYLIPCENKEKPANLEKNETFAYHHDQQINLKENVQNYSRKKSDDESVKESVWRQKKLFGFEEFTAAQEKEYKVGLSSNLHKMEKDGESSLSSQSPSYSPRQAESCFSSSPDTSEEENTVKKREYLNERCLKRDDANLIPASASTEPPRTSRTRTGPLQPSSILTREEANHLQEKDSILHATEEENKSHTVPPERSSLHHALKSEPVTRSTGRDGWSQTERSVTEVEKVDVATQCGTLRVCSCGRSLPSARSPGGLPPPSISGTAGGHKMPAHEAPPPAGTGGAAGTAAFPSGDECLRLAGRRTLEALNYIGIMKERDKL